In Kineococcus endophyticus, the following proteins share a genomic window:
- the aroA gene encoding 3-phosphoshikimate 1-carboxyvinyltransferase, whose translation MRSGRRWTSTRTPARHGSPEWRAGDGRAQLGAGGGVHLDARQSGTTSRFVLPALALLPGRSVLDGSSQLRARPFGPLVEALRELGARVEELGVPGRLPVAVTGPLEGGSVALPGHLSSQFLSGLLLAGPLMRDGLRAELTSAPVSVPYLEMTAAVMRSFGADVDGVHVRPGGYTGVEYDVEPDASAASYFLGAAAVTGGRITVEGLGSASLQGDVGFADVLERMGARLERTANSVTVTGTGRLSGIDVDMADISDTAQTLAAVAVHADGPTRVRGIGFIRGKETDRIAAVVAELRRAGIEASEDPDGFTVHPGTPAPTRFATYEDHRMAMSLALLGLRHSGMEISDPSCVAKTYPEFFTDLAALA comes from the coding sequence GTGCGCTCGGGGCGGAGGTGGACCTCGACGAGAACTCCCGCACGGCACGGGTCACCGGAGTGGCGCGCCGGGGACGGCCGCGCGCAACTCGGCGCCGGCGGTGGGGTCCACCTGGACGCCCGCCAGTCCGGCACCACGTCGCGCTTCGTCCTGCCCGCCCTCGCGCTGCTCCCCGGGCGCAGCGTCCTGGACGGCAGCAGTCAGCTCCGCGCCCGTCCCTTCGGACCCCTCGTCGAGGCGTTGCGGGAACTCGGGGCGCGCGTCGAGGAACTCGGGGTTCCCGGCCGCCTCCCGGTGGCGGTCACCGGTCCGCTGGAGGGTGGCTCCGTCGCGTTGCCCGGGCACCTGTCCAGCCAGTTCCTCTCAGGCCTGCTGCTGGCCGGCCCTCTCATGCGCGACGGGTTGCGGGCCGAACTCACGAGCGCGCCCGTCTCGGTGCCCTACCTCGAGATGACGGCCGCGGTCATGCGGTCGTTCGGTGCGGACGTGGACGGGGTGCACGTCCGACCCGGTGGGTACACGGGGGTCGAGTACGACGTCGAACCCGACGCCAGCGCCGCCTCGTACTTCCTCGGCGCAGCGGCGGTGACCGGTGGGCGCATCACCGTCGAGGGCCTCGGCAGCGCCAGCCTGCAGGGCGACGTCGGTTTCGCCGACGTCCTCGAACGCATGGGGGCACGACTGGAACGGACCGCGAACTCGGTGACCGTCACCGGCACCGGCCGGTTGAGCGGGATCGACGTGGACATGGCCGACATCTCCGACACCGCCCAGACCCTGGCCGCCGTCGCGGTGCACGCGGACGGCCCCACCCGCGTGCGAGGGATCGGGTTCATCCGGGGCAAGGAGACCGACCGGATCGCCGCCGTGGTCGCCGAACTCCGCCGGGCCGGCATCGAGGCGTCAGAGGACCCCGACGGGTTCACGGTGCACCCGGGAACACCCGCCCCGACCCGCTTCGCCACCTACGAGGACCACCGGATGGCCATGAGCCTGGCGCTGCTCGGTCTGCGGCACAGCGGGATGGAGATCAGCGACCCGTCCTGCGTGGCCAAGACCTACCCGGAGTTCTTCACCGACCTCGCCGCGCTGGCCTGA
- a CDS encoding NUDIX hydrolase, with amino-acid sequence MGGSGESAPERTYVRRTARVVVLDADDRVLLLRVLRQPHHPAAGVVWYTPGGGVEAGENVRQAAVRELREETGLSCDAEDLRHVATTSGHAEAHWISGLVRDDYYLLRVHRPPVDTSGQTAAEKDSHDGFRWWHLEDLVRSADPVHPPSLPDLIGRLVARQVPDHVVQLPWVW; translated from the coding sequence GTGGGCGGTTCCGGAGAGTCGGCCCCCGAGCGCACCTACGTCCGACGCACCGCACGGGTGGTCGTGCTGGACGCGGACGATCGTGTCCTCCTGCTGCGGGTCCTCCGCCAGCCGCACCACCCGGCTGCCGGTGTCGTCTGGTACACCCCAGGCGGTGGGGTGGAAGCCGGGGAGAACGTCCGGCAGGCGGCTGTCCGGGAACTGCGCGAGGAGACCGGGTTGTCCTGCGACGCGGAGGACCTCAGACACGTCGCCACCACGAGCGGCCACGCCGAGGCGCACTGGATCAGCGGGCTGGTCCGGGACGACTACTACCTGTTGAGGGTCCACCGACCTCCGGTCGACACGTCCGGCCAGACCGCTGCCGAGAAGGACAGCCACGACGGGTTCCGGTGGTGGCACCTCGAAGACCTCGTGCGGAGCGCCGATCCGGTGCACCCGCCCTCGTTGCCGGACCTGATCGGTCGTCTCGTCGCGCGGCAGGTCCCGGACCACGTCGTTCAACTGCCCTGGGTCTGGTGA
- a CDS encoding serine/threonine dehydratase produces MDTLTVADVTAAAERTAGRVLRTPVLQVQPGVWLKLEQLQHTGTFKARGAFNRQLVALERGELDPSRGVVAASGGNAGLAHAHAAAELGVPATVFVPERAPAVKVRKLRALGADVRSVGSEYARAYEAAVGFAQERGAVFCHAYDQLEVAAGAGTLAQEIAEDVPDVDTVVVAVGGGGLFAGVAAALEGSARVVAVEPEKAPTLHAALAAGEPVDVAVSGVAADSLGARRIGILGFDLARRTRPLSLLVDDGAIESARHDLWSRFRIVAEHGAAAAWAGFAAYRPEAGERVAVVVCGANTDPGDLR; encoded by the coding sequence GTGGACACCCTCACCGTCGCCGACGTGACCGCCGCCGCCGAACGCACCGCGGGCCGCGTCCTGCGCACCCCCGTCCTGCAGGTCCAGCCCGGTGTGTGGCTGAAGCTGGAGCAGTTGCAGCACACGGGCACCTTCAAGGCCCGCGGCGCCTTCAACCGCCAGCTCGTCGCCCTCGAGCGGGGGGAACTCGACCCGTCGCGGGGGGTCGTGGCCGCGTCGGGCGGGAACGCGGGGCTCGCGCACGCCCACGCCGCTGCGGAACTCGGGGTCCCCGCGACGGTGTTCGTCCCCGAGAGGGCCCCGGCGGTCAAGGTGCGCAAGCTGCGGGCGCTGGGCGCCGACGTCCGGTCGGTGGGCAGCGAGTACGCCCGCGCCTACGAGGCCGCGGTGGGGTTCGCGCAGGAACGGGGCGCGGTGTTCTGCCACGCCTACGACCAGCTCGAGGTCGCCGCCGGAGCGGGAACGCTGGCGCAGGAGATCGCCGAGGACGTGCCGGACGTCGACACCGTCGTCGTCGCGGTCGGCGGCGGCGGGTTGTTCGCTGGCGTGGCGGCCGCGCTCGAGGGTTCGGCGCGGGTCGTCGCCGTCGAACCGGAGAAAGCGCCCACCCTGCACGCCGCGCTGGCTGCGGGCGAACCCGTCGACGTCGCCGTGTCGGGTGTCGCCGCGGATTCCCTCGGCGCACGGCGCATCGGCATCCTCGGGTTCGACCTCGCCCGGCGCACGCGGCCGCTGAGCCTGCTCGTCGACGACGGCGCGATCGAGTCCGCCCGGCACGACCTGTGGTCGCGGTTCCGCATCGTCGCCGAGCACGGGGCCGCGGCCGCGTGGGCGGGGTTCGCCGCGTACCGGCCCGAAGCCGGGGAGCGCGTCGCCGTCGTGGTGTGCGGGGCGAACACTGACCCGGGCGACCTGCGCTGA
- a CDS encoding VOC family protein — MPGLSGSRIDHLNLPVPDLGASTAFYTAALAPLGIVPLIDVPAGPTQKAMQAFGIHPKPFFWLVASGAEGPRYDADTHVAFTADDRATVDAFHEAALAAGARSLRGPGVWVGYHPHYYGAFVAGPDGVNVEAVCHR; from the coding sequence GTGCCCGGTCTCAGCGGTTCACGGATCGACCACCTGAACCTGCCCGTCCCCGACCTCGGCGCGTCGACGGCCTTCTACACCGCAGCCCTCGCCCCGCTCGGCATCGTCCCGCTCATCGACGTTCCCGCCGGGCCGACCCAGAAGGCCATGCAGGCCTTCGGAATCCACCCGAAACCGTTCTTCTGGCTCGTGGCCAGCGGCGCGGAGGGTCCGCGCTACGACGCGGACACGCACGTCGCGTTCACGGCCGACGACCGGGCCACCGTCGACGCCTTCCACGAGGCCGCACTCGCCGCCGGAGCGCGCAGCCTGCGGGGGCCGGGCGTGTGGGTCGGGTACCACCCCCACTACTACGGAGCGTTCGTCGCCGGCCCCGACGGGGTGAACGTCGAGGCGGTCTGCCACCGCTGA